One part of the Hydrogenobacter sp. T-2 genome encodes these proteins:
- a CDS encoding HU family DNA-binding protein, with protein MTKAELVSAIAKGAGITKKQADAALKSAIQAVSEALKKGERVAVPGFGIFAVRTRAERKGRNPRTGAEIKIPARKVVAFRPAKELRESVK; from the coding sequence ATGACCAAAGCTGAGCTTGTTTCAGCCATAGCCAAAGGGGCAGGCATTACTAAAAAGCAAGCTGATGCCGCCCTCAAGTCTGCCATTCAGGCAGTCTCTGAAGCTCTTAAAAAGGGCGAAAGAGTAGCTGTCCCTGGATTTGGGATATTTGCAGTTCGCACAAGGGCAGAAAGGAAAGGACGCAACCCAAGGACCGGCGCGGAGATAAAGATACCAGCCAGAAAGGTAGTTGCCTTCAGACCTGCGAAGGAACTCAGAGAGTCTGTAAAGTAA
- a CDS encoding EamA family transporter, with product MRSIIFAILASFMWGTAPVLFKLGLRGEVHPISALVFHNLSAFSLALVITIVMGMKLNYPFREVMLIMAGGIMSGFLGLFFFFEAVKRGEVSVVAPIASTSPIWGALIAFLLLGEPFSWLRAFGILLVVCGIVLISLSSGK from the coding sequence ATGAGAAGCATAATTTTTGCAATTCTTGCAAGTTTTATGTGGGGGACAGCCCCAGTGCTTTTTAAGCTTGGTTTGAGAGGGGAGGTGCATCCTATAAGTGCCTTAGTTTTTCACAACCTTTCCGCCTTCTCGCTTGCGTTAGTGATTACAATTGTTATGGGTATGAAATTGAACTATCCATTTAGAGAAGTTATGCTTATAATGGCAGGTGGCATAATGTCAGGCTTTCTTGGACTCTTCTTTTTCTTTGAGGCTGTTAAGCGTGGAGAGGTATCGGTGGTAGCCCCTATAGCTTCCACATCACCCATTTGGGGTGCGCTTATTGCCTTTCTACTTCTTGGTGAACCCTTTAGCTGGCTCAGAGCCTTTGGTATACTTCTTGTGGTATGTGGAATAGTTTTAATAAGCCTATCCTCTGGCAAGTAG
- the lnt gene encoding apolipoprotein N-acyltransferase produces the protein MWNSFNKPILWQVALAFLTGFLLYLPFSKYELWFFFLPAFILLLHIRSGLYWLLSGFVFFFLSLRCANIASIDYGGVNPFLSYGLFSLFALFLSLYQFYLPFWLWKRLFGGNLWLLPLLYVVFEVIRSNFPYGGFPWLIVGSLSVYLPIVKHSLLYANVYIQSLFLIYTALSLLRRKLRLTIFVWIVLLLMGFFALREKEKAMEKAPALRVALVQTAVPQEDKLQRESFRKHAREILKLVEEANKKGVDLIVLPESAFHFFYSEEDDEYNFELRLLSQKTPILVGLIDIREGLKPYNSAYLLKDGIAIQSYDKIRLFPIGEYMPFPFGFLKEIFPAISGIDYVPGKSLMPLEYKTMRIATPICFEVAYHGLVMELSKRANLIAVLTNDGWFKNSDCVSQHYLWARVRALETGKYVLWVNNSGDTGIIDPMGRVLERMPYMKRGVVYGEVLLID, from the coding sequence ATGTGGAATAGTTTTAATAAGCCTATCCTCTGGCAAGTAGCTCTGGCTTTTCTGACAGGTTTTCTGTTATACCTGCCTTTTTCTAAATATGAGCTTTGGTTCTTTTTTCTTCCCGCTTTTATACTCCTTCTTCATATAAGGTCTGGACTTTACTGGCTTCTTTCTGGCTTTGTTTTCTTTTTTCTCTCCTTGAGGTGTGCCAACATCGCCAGTATAGACTACGGTGGCGTTAACCCTTTTCTTTCTTACGGGCTTTTCAGTCTATTTGCACTATTTCTTAGCCTCTACCAGTTTTACCTACCCTTCTGGCTGTGGAAAAGGCTTTTTGGAGGCAATTTATGGCTCTTACCCCTTTTGTATGTGGTCTTTGAAGTAATCCGCTCAAACTTTCCCTATGGAGGCTTTCCTTGGCTTATCGTGGGCTCTCTTTCCGTATACCTTCCTATTGTAAAACACAGCCTTCTGTATGCAAACGTCTATATTCAGAGCCTTTTTTTGATATACACCGCACTGTCTCTCTTACGTAGAAAGCTAAGGCTAACCATTTTTGTGTGGATTGTTCTTCTACTTATGGGCTTTTTTGCCCTCAGAGAAAAGGAAAAGGCAATGGAAAAAGCACCAGCTTTAAGGGTTGCACTGGTGCAAACCGCAGTGCCTCAGGAAGACAAACTCCAAAGGGAATCCTTTAGGAAACATGCAAGAGAAATACTTAAGCTGGTAGAAGAGGCTAATAAGAAGGGTGTGGACCTTATAGTTCTTCCAGAATCCGCCTTTCACTTTTTCTACTCAGAGGAAGATGATGAATACAACTTTGAGCTAAGGCTACTTAGCCAGAAGACACCCATTCTTGTAGGTCTTATTGACATAAGAGAAGGTCTAAAACCCTACAACTCCGCCTACCTTTTAAAGGATGGCATTGCTATCCAGAGCTACGACAAGATAAGACTTTTCCCGATAGGAGAATACATGCCCTTTCCCTTTGGCTTTCTAAAAGAGATTTTTCCAGCCATAAGTGGCATAGACTACGTCCCAGGTAAAAGTCTAATGCCTTTAGAATACAAAACCATGAGGATAGCCACACCCATATGCTTTGAAGTAGCCTATCATGGTCTTGTTATGGAGCTTTCTAAGAGGGCAAACCTCATAGCAGTCCTTACCAATGACGGCTGGTTTAAGAACTCTGACTGTGTAAGCCAACACTACCTCTGGGCAAGGGTAAGGGCTTTGGAAACCGGTAAATATGTGCTTTGGGTAAACAACTCAGGAGACACTGGCATAATAGACCCTATGGGTAGGGTCCTTGAGAGGATGCCATATATGAAAAGAGGTGTAGTTTATGGAGAGGTCTTACTTATTGACTAA
- a CDS encoding CDP-alcohol phosphatidyltransferase family protein, with translation MERSYLLTNLPNLLSLLRLILSPTLLFAPKDYIIFIFLPLAISDALDGFLARKLKAQTELGKVLDPLADKVMVLCGLFVCTFRFNLLPPAFLYAVLSRDLFLLIGGLVLTSRYGKVPSARFLGKAFTLTLSLFILLCLAGYSSQFMLWVSALMLFLSWLDYALFGLKRLRSQTSFST, from the coding sequence ATGGAGAGGTCTTACTTATTGACTAACCTACCAAACCTCTTATCCCTTCTTAGGCTAATACTTAGTCCGACGCTTCTTTTTGCTCCAAAGGATTACATAATTTTTATCTTTCTTCCACTTGCTATCTCTGACGCTCTGGATGGATTCCTTGCAAGGAAGTTAAAGGCTCAAACAGAGCTTGGCAAGGTGCTTGACCCTTTGGCGGACAAGGTAATGGTCCTGTGTGGACTTTTTGTATGCACCTTTAGGTTTAATCTTTTGCCTCCTGCCTTCCTTTACGCTGTTTTGTCAAGAGACTTGTTTCTCCTTATAGGCGGGCTTGTCCTTACCAGCAGATATGGAAAGGTTCCTTCCGCAAGGTTTTTAGGTAAGGCTTTTACCCTTACGCTGTCCCTTTTTATTCTTCTGTGTCTTGCAGGTTATTCTTCTCAGTTTATGCTCTGGGTTAGCGCGCTTATGCTTTTTCTTTCTTGGTTAGACTATGCCCTCTTTGGATTAAAAAGGCTCAGAAGTCAAACTTCCTTCTCAACCTAA
- a CDS encoding translocation/assembly module TamB domain-containing protein: MQVIGYFILLLLALYFLFIKPYLMARNIEIEVEGIRLSFERGLSFRSFLLYVPLKEKAFHIFVYDGAIRPWDIKAGELSFIEVSKAPPSDKPFDYDFGPLVKLASRLNLRIDKLYISANHVHNGESLTLFIPRIELRKGELYSTGWMQAYWQHYKDMHHIEVFLKKAHIEGKRIIVDQAQVKSELYEVSLKGVWEGKRGSFDAEGYIEPIQRESFSLTRIKIKLSGNLSYTQVIANFSGSSEMLDIKNRKEFRNLKLEGEYLWKWRERSQIKTVITDRFTIAEVDYSLREGILQATFRGFPVDRRLIGIKQSISAVANGQLELDLRKRTLNLQSYSPVVNFETQELMGVSFRLSLNYEGVIRGNMELSVSQPFLFSFSGSFYGRDFTGNVNLIGYSIKQKELSAVVSYNGSFRLQEGQAFSYGRGRLENLFLRDISLGNSNYELFLEGENYRINLSGVGYSLSGRGSLKNKDFFGSLMLEGLDLLYAGVELESLSGGVDLKVKENRLWSSGRIEGRVVREKVSSWAGLSFEIEKMGEQLKGNFRGKLWDVNAFQFSYPEGGFEGRLEGQKIFFSFDLKDELRGRGYYDYREFSYKLEGTLKHTQGDLFIASEYRLSGRNRDINLEVLGRGKYKNYSFPISANLEMREDKLNALIKGFTLKEGVITLVVPKVKLYGSIERGSIEVEPFTLSIGQERLSIIEFQKGEYEAKSVSLKGKMYGVIEGWLDLSYEDGLRLSSEGTIDLSRFFSVIRSRVLADAEGKISYKLSYTDRLSFKASSERITLRSRYLAVPLSGMLEVSFKDNKLSGFARLSGNERASILLGLQGDEKTAQLSFEATQLPILYRSDAIRANMFVSGKGLLSSDYRNLNIKGEFYTSGVLNVQRINRGAGASPEGYKRVNLDLSIVSSEPLRLNLPEGYVYTDLSAKIRGTFYEPNYTVKAYLKGGALRYFEREFYVRRGELTLTNKDSQMDLTILTPTPDYSIIIDLKGNPQYPKVIVRSEPPRDIREVLTALVLGGGEAEGLIPVGSALISQIPQISGLLKGANRATGLDIRVQVSPSVSPTGEVGLNATISKDLTPRITVEHRQSTLKNPKETYTGGDVKLTPNTSIGGRYYSDRTQEARVRLRRKFDF; encoded by the coding sequence ATGCAGGTGATAGGTTATTTTATACTCCTGCTCCTTGCCCTCTACTTTCTTTTTATAAAGCCCTATCTTATGGCGAGGAACATAGAGATTGAGGTAGAGGGGATAAGACTTAGCTTTGAAAGGGGTCTAAGCTTTAGGAGTTTTCTTTTATATGTGCCTCTTAAGGAAAAAGCTTTTCATATCTTTGTCTACGACGGAGCTATAAGACCATGGGATATTAAGGCTGGTGAGCTTAGTTTTATAGAGGTTTCCAAAGCTCCACCTTCTGATAAACCTTTTGACTATGACTTTGGACCTCTTGTAAAACTTGCAAGTAGGTTAAACCTGAGGATAGACAAGCTATACATTTCCGCAAACCATGTCCATAATGGAGAAAGTCTCACTCTTTTTATACCAAGGATAGAGTTAAGAAAAGGAGAGCTCTATTCTACTGGGTGGATGCAGGCTTATTGGCAGCATTATAAGGACATGCACCACATTGAGGTCTTTCTTAAAAAAGCCCACATAGAGGGGAAGAGAATTATAGTAGACCAAGCTCAAGTGAAAAGCGAACTTTATGAAGTTAGCTTAAAGGGAGTATGGGAAGGAAAGAGGGGAAGCTTTGACGCAGAGGGATACATAGAGCCTATTCAAAGGGAGAGTTTTTCTCTCACGAGGATTAAAATAAAACTATCAGGAAATCTTAGCTACACTCAAGTAATTGCGAACTTCTCTGGGTCTTCAGAGATGCTTGATATAAAAAATAGGAAGGAATTCAGGAATCTAAAGTTGGAAGGAGAATACCTTTGGAAATGGAGGGAAAGAAGCCAGATTAAAACGGTAATAACAGACCGCTTCACTATTGCCGAAGTTGACTATTCTCTAAGGGAAGGAATCTTGCAGGCGACGTTTAGAGGTTTTCCGGTAGACCGACGGCTAATTGGAATAAAACAGAGCATTTCTGCGGTAGCTAATGGACAGCTTGAGCTTGACCTAAGAAAAAGGACCTTAAATCTCCAGTCCTATTCTCCTGTAGTAAACTTTGAGACCCAAGAGCTTATGGGCGTCAGCTTTAGGTTGTCTCTCAACTATGAAGGTGTGATAAGGGGAAACATGGAGCTGTCTGTATCTCAACCTTTCTTATTCTCCTTTAGCGGAAGTTTCTACGGTAGAGATTTTACGGGAAACGTGAACCTAATAGGATACAGTATAAAGCAAAAGGAATTATCTGCGGTAGTTTCCTACAATGGATCTTTTAGGCTTCAAGAAGGTCAAGCATTTAGCTATGGAAGAGGAAGGCTTGAGAACCTATTTTTAAGAGATATAAGCCTTGGAAACTCCAACTACGAACTTTTTCTTGAAGGAGAAAACTATAGGATAAACCTCAGTGGAGTGGGCTATTCTCTTTCAGGAAGAGGCTCTTTAAAGAATAAGGATTTCTTTGGTAGTTTAATGCTCGAAGGCTTGGACCTTCTATATGCAGGCGTTGAGTTGGAATCTTTGAGTGGAGGGGTGGATTTGAAAGTAAAAGAAAACAGGCTATGGAGTTCTGGAAGAATTGAAGGTAGAGTTGTAAGAGAAAAGGTGTCTTCTTGGGCTGGTCTATCCTTTGAGATAGAAAAAATGGGTGAGCAGTTAAAGGGCAACTTTAGAGGAAAACTATGGGATGTAAATGCCTTTCAGTTCTCTTACCCAGAGGGTGGATTTGAGGGAAGGCTAGAGGGTCAGAAAATTTTCTTCTCCTTTGACCTTAAAGATGAGCTAAGAGGTAGAGGTTATTATGACTACAGGGAGTTCTCCTACAAACTTGAGGGCACTCTAAAGCACACTCAAGGCGATCTTTTTATAGCCTCAGAATACCGCTTGAGTGGGAGGAATAGGGATATAAATCTTGAGGTTTTAGGCAGGGGTAAATATAAAAACTACAGTTTCCCAATTAGTGCAAACTTAGAAATGAGGGAAGACAAACTAAACGCCTTAATAAAAGGTTTCACCCTTAAAGAGGGTGTTATCACCCTTGTAGTGCCTAAGGTGAAATTGTATGGAAGCATAGAAAGAGGTAGCATAGAGGTTGAACCATTTACACTTAGCATAGGGCAAGAAAGACTTTCAATCATAGAGTTTCAAAAGGGAGAATATGAGGCTAAAAGTGTTTCACTCAAGGGTAAGATGTATGGAGTTATTGAAGGTTGGCTTGACCTCTCTTATGAGGATGGTTTAAGGCTTTCCTCTGAAGGAACTATTGATCTTAGCAGGTTTTTTTCTGTGATAAGAAGCAGGGTCCTTGCGGATGCTGAGGGTAAGATATCCTATAAGCTGTCTTACACAGACAGATTGAGTTTCAAGGCAAGCTCTGAAAGGATAACCCTTAGGTCTAGATACCTTGCAGTTCCACTTTCTGGCATGCTTGAGGTAAGCTTTAAAGATAACAAACTCTCTGGCTTTGCAAGGCTAAGCGGAAACGAAAGGGCTTCTATTCTTCTGGGCTTGCAGGGAGATGAAAAAACCGCACAGCTTAGCTTTGAAGCTACACAACTACCTATTCTCTACAGAAGTGATGCCATAAGAGCAAATATGTTTGTTTCTGGAAAGGGACTTTTAAGCTCCGATTATAGGAACTTAAATATAAAGGGTGAGTTTTATACCTCTGGAGTCCTTAATGTGCAAAGAATCAACAGAGGGGCTGGAGCAAGTCCTGAAGGCTATAAGAGAGTCAATCTTGACCTATCTATTGTCTCTTCTGAACCTTTAAGACTTAATCTTCCAGAGGGCTATGTGTATACGGACCTTTCTGCAAAGATAAGAGGCACTTTTTATGAGCCCAACTATACGGTAAAGGCTTACCTTAAGGGAGGTGCTTTGAGATACTTTGAAAGGGAGTTCTATGTTAGAAGGGGCGAGCTAACTCTTACAAATAAGGACAGTCAGATGGACCTTACCATATTGACCCCTACACCAGACTACAGCATAATAATTGACCTTAAGGGAAACCCTCAATATCCAAAGGTGATAGTCAGGTCTGAGCCACCCAGAGATATAAGAGAGGTGCTCACCGCGCTGGTCCTCGGTGGTGGAGAAGCGGAAGGACTAATACCAGTAGGCAGTGCCCTTATAAGCCAGATACCACAGATAAGTGGTCTCCTAAAGGGTGCAAACCGCGCAACAGGTCTTGATATAAGAGTCCAGGTATCACCGTCGGTATCTCCCACAGGAGAGGTTGGGTTGAATGCGACTATTTCCAAAGACCTAACTCCAAGAATAACGGTAGAACACAGGCAAAGCACTCTGAAAAACCCAAAGGAAACTTATACAGGTGGAGATGTAAAACTCACACCCAACACCTCCATAGGTGGCAGATACTACTCTGACAGAACTCAAGAGGCAAGAGTTAGGTTGAGAAGGAAGTTTGACTTCTGA
- the plsY gene encoding glycerol-3-phosphate 1-O-acyltransferase PlsY, protein MDSVLLILFAYLYGSVLFGEHIAKARGVDIRSVGSGNVGATNVGRALGKKYAVLVFLLDFSKGLIPMLLARLYFGLDSWTAFFVGLASLLGHMYPVFHNFKGGKGVATAFGTLTAVSPLIAVLSIAFWGLIFRWKSIVSVASLSASALAVLLLLFSDYPFKIFFMALLMFFLILYRHKDNLARLLEGKEHSFRS, encoded by the coding sequence ATGGACAGTGTGCTTCTTATTCTCTTTGCCTACCTGTATGGCTCAGTGCTTTTTGGAGAGCATATAGCGAAGGCAAGAGGTGTGGATATAAGGTCTGTGGGTAGTGGAAACGTTGGTGCTACCAATGTGGGAAGAGCACTGGGTAAAAAATACGCTGTTTTGGTCTTTCTACTTGACTTTTCCAAGGGTTTAATTCCTATGCTTCTTGCAAGGCTCTACTTTGGACTTGATAGCTGGACTGCCTTTTTTGTAGGTCTTGCAAGCCTTCTGGGGCATATGTATCCAGTTTTTCACAACTTCAAAGGTGGAAAGGGTGTGGCTACCGCCTTTGGCACTCTTACTGCGGTCTCTCCACTAATTGCGGTTCTTTCCATAGCCTTCTGGGGGCTTATATTTAGGTGGAAAAGTATAGTTTCTGTTGCTTCTCTTTCTGCTTCCGCTCTTGCGGTTTTGCTCCTTCTTTTTTCAGATTACCCCTTCAAAATATTCTTTATGGCACTCCTTATGTTCTTCCTTATCCTATACAGGCACAAGGATAATCTTGCGAGGCTCTTAGAGGGTAAGGAACACAGCTTTAGGTCGTGA
- a CDS encoding glycosyltransferase family 39 protein translates to MIAVISFNLILLLFRVFYVVYYPLDLTPEEAQYWDWSRHLDLSYYSKPPMVAYLNFLTREIFGVSELAVRITPIVFSFLLSLLTYLFVKKVFDERSAIIASTLPQITIGFGINSLLMTTDAPFIFFWSLSLMVLFFAFEKNLLWLWLLAGFLGGLAFLSKYPAVFLVPCALLYGIFFKRSLLKDYKPYLSLIPAFLLSLPVLYWNYKHDFVSFKHVSTLASKSASLLNFGSFLEFLAGQVLLLSIIPFLLLPYLWFKNIKKEKTAFFVFFSLIPFLFFAVLSIFKRVEANWAGFSYFSAFILVSLYLSKSRLLLPSYLLAGLLFVFLHFTPLLDKVGLGGLLPPHRDPTKAGIGWSQLGEVVSEMRTAQESIISPHYQISAELAFYVRGNPRTYCINLGRRMNQYDLWEKDYEGNAIFVDYAPINPRVLSASEGIIEEAELPIFWRGREIRRFYIYKLKNLKKVEEEMPGSY, encoded by the coding sequence GTGATAGCGGTTATTTCTTTTAACCTAATCTTGCTCCTTTTCAGAGTGTTTTATGTAGTTTACTACCCCCTTGACCTCACACCAGAGGAAGCCCAATACTGGGATTGGTCGAGGCACTTAGACCTAAGCTACTATTCAAAACCACCTATGGTTGCCTATTTGAACTTTTTGACAAGAGAAATCTTTGGTGTTTCAGAGCTTGCGGTAAGGATAACACCTATAGTTTTTTCCTTTCTACTTTCTTTGCTTACTTACCTTTTTGTAAAAAAAGTTTTTGACGAGAGGTCTGCCATAATAGCCTCTACCTTGCCACAGATAACCATAGGCTTTGGCATAAACTCTCTGCTGATGACCACAGATGCGCCTTTTATCTTCTTTTGGTCTTTGAGTCTTATGGTGCTGTTTTTTGCTTTTGAGAAAAACCTTCTTTGGCTCTGGCTTTTGGCGGGATTTTTGGGTGGTCTTGCCTTTTTGAGTAAGTATCCAGCGGTTTTTCTTGTTCCCTGTGCACTTTTATATGGCATCTTCTTTAAAAGAAGCCTGCTTAAAGACTACAAGCCTTATCTTAGTCTAATTCCCGCCTTTCTTTTATCCTTGCCTGTTTTGTATTGGAACTATAAGCATGACTTCGTCTCCTTCAAACATGTTTCTACCCTTGCCAGCAAGTCCGCAAGCCTTTTAAACTTTGGCTCTTTCCTTGAGTTTCTTGCAGGTCAGGTTCTTTTGCTTTCAATTATTCCCTTTCTACTTTTGCCATACCTCTGGTTCAAAAACATAAAGAAAGAAAAAACCGCTTTTTTTGTTTTTTTCTCCCTTATACCCTTTCTCTTCTTTGCGGTGCTTTCTATTTTCAAAAGGGTAGAAGCCAACTGGGCTGGGTTTTCTTACTTTTCCGCCTTTATTTTGGTGAGCCTATATCTTTCAAAAAGCAGGCTACTTTTGCCTTCCTACCTTCTGGCAGGACTTTTGTTTGTGTTTTTGCACTTTACTCCTCTTCTTGATAAGGTTGGGCTTGGAGGGCTTCTCCCGCCTCACAGAGACCCCACAAAGGCAGGCATAGGTTGGTCTCAACTGGGAGAGGTAGTTTCAGAAATGAGAACAGCACAGGAGAGTATCATAAGCCCCCACTATCAAATTAGTGCGGAGCTCGCCTTCTATGTAAGAGGAAACCCAAGAACTTATTGCATAAACCTTGGAAGAAGAATGAACCAGTATGACCTTTGGGAAAAGGACTATGAAGGCAACGCCATCTTTGTCGATTATGCACCCATAAACCCAAGAGTCCTATCCGCAAGTGAGGGTATAATAGAAGAGGCAGAGCTTCCCATCTTTTGGAGAGGTAGGGAGATAAGGAGGTTTTACATATACAAGCTCAAAAATCTTAAAAAAGTGGAGGAAGAGATGCCAGGGAGTTATTAG
- the recG gene encoding ATP-dependent DNA helicase RecG has product MSENKVEKAVKLIKDLSQEDYKRLRRSFGVGLYLFNLLKDSLEPSYLEMLRDFDKLPFEKKKAILKVIEDRLRHPLPTLEVDFSKVEKKPIEAFFKPVDKLKILDEKEKKTLKAFGIKDLYSALWFAPLRYEDRRLLYTVKTTKPGQKVALKVKVVATGYDPQEKYPAWVLCEDSTESLYLRFRYKDKRPLYSFRKGQELIVYGKLKEFAGERYMVHPEFLKETEVGRVLPFYYIRVDGELRSISAEKRHERIRSILYKLSETTKYMPEYLPEWVIKERNFPPIGESLYLLHRPIGFSEEDLNSFSTPFQKRLIYEDLFLFQLSLHLIKSQVKSQPAVALKEPEKHIKEFLASLPFKLTQAQMKAIREILTDIKEDRPMNRLLQGDVGSGKTVVAMAIAYAFAREGYQSAIMVPTEILALQHYENFRKFLEPLGVHVGLLTGSVKGSKRKSVLFHTERGNIKVLVGTHALIQESVEFHRLAFVVVDEQHRFGVMQRKLLLEKGKGYYPHSLVMSATPIPRTLALSLYGDLDLSIIDQMPIGRKPVITKLLFDSEFDKVLQAVRGELSLGNKVYVIYPLIEESESLDMKSAVKEYERWKSLFPDKEVLLLHGKLRDEEKREFMERFKDTGDILVATTVVEVGVDVPSATLMVIESAHRFGLSQLHQLRGRVGRSDKQAYCYLVVPDELKKDQEAMKRLKVVVKSNNGFEIAEEDLKLRGPGELLGVSQSGYFGFMVANLARAQDRVMLELAKEDAKKTLEEDPNLEKYMDLKKVLIHRYGDKMGLSYMA; this is encoded by the coding sequence ATGTCTGAGAACAAAGTAGAAAAGGCAGTAAAGCTCATAAAAGACTTATCCCAGGAAGACTATAAGCGTCTCAGGAGGAGTTTTGGCGTTGGTCTGTATCTTTTTAACCTTTTAAAGGACAGCCTTGAGCCCTCATACCTTGAAATGTTAAGGGATTTTGACAAACTTCCTTTTGAGAAGAAAAAGGCTATTCTAAAGGTCATTGAGGATAGGCTAAGGCATCCTTTACCTACCCTTGAGGTAGACTTTTCCAAGGTAGAGAAAAAGCCTATAGAGGCATTTTTCAAACCTGTGGATAAACTAAAAATACTTGATGAGAAGGAAAAGAAGACCCTCAAAGCCTTTGGAATAAAAGACCTCTATTCTGCCCTTTGGTTTGCTCCGCTGAGGTATGAAGACAGAAGGCTTTTATACACGGTAAAGACCACAAAGCCTGGGCAGAAGGTAGCCTTAAAGGTTAAAGTGGTTGCCACAGGTTATGACCCACAAGAAAAATATCCCGCTTGGGTTTTGTGTGAGGATAGCACAGAAAGCCTATATTTGAGGTTTCGCTACAAGGACAAAAGACCTCTTTATAGCTTCAGAAAAGGTCAAGAGCTTATAGTCTATGGAAAGCTAAAGGAGTTTGCGGGCGAAAGGTATATGGTTCATCCCGAGTTTCTAAAAGAGACGGAGGTTGGAAGGGTTTTGCCCTTTTACTATATAAGGGTGGACGGAGAGCTAAGGAGTATATCCGCAGAGAAAAGACACGAAAGAATAAGGAGCATTCTCTACAAACTTTCTGAAACTACAAAGTATATGCCTGAATATCTTCCTGAGTGGGTCATAAAAGAGAGAAACTTCCCACCTATTGGAGAAAGCCTATACCTTTTACATAGACCAATCGGGTTTTCCGAAGAAGACCTAAACAGCTTTTCCACGCCTTTTCAAAAAAGGCTCATATACGAAGACCTTTTCCTGTTTCAGCTTTCTTTACATCTTATAAAGTCTCAGGTAAAGAGCCAACCTGCGGTAGCCCTCAAAGAACCAGAAAAGCATATTAAGGAATTTTTAGCTTCTTTGCCTTTTAAGCTCACTCAGGCTCAAATGAAGGCTATAAGGGAAATACTGACGGACATAAAGGAAGACAGACCTATGAATAGGCTTTTGCAGGGTGATGTGGGAAGTGGAAAGACGGTTGTGGCTATGGCTATAGCTTACGCCTTTGCAAGGGAAGGCTATCAAAGTGCCATAATGGTCCCTACGGAGATATTGGCACTTCAGCATTACGAAAACTTTAGGAAGTTTCTTGAGCCTCTTGGGGTTCATGTGGGTCTTTTGACTGGGTCTGTAAAGGGGTCTAAGAGAAAAAGCGTGCTTTTTCATACAGAAAGGGGAAACATAAAGGTGCTTGTAGGCACTCACGCCCTAATTCAAGAGAGCGTGGAGTTTCATAGGCTTGCCTTTGTGGTGGTGGACGAACAGCATCGTTTTGGTGTTATGCAGAGGAAACTTCTTTTGGAGAAGGGTAAAGGTTATTATCCTCATAGCCTTGTGATGAGTGCTACGCCCATACCGAGAACCCTTGCTCTTTCCTTGTATGGAGACCTTGACCTTTCAATAATAGACCAGATGCCTATTGGTAGAAAACCTGTTATTACAAAGCTCCTATTTGATTCGGAGTTTGACAAGGTTTTGCAGGCAGTAAGGGGAGAGCTTTCGCTGGGAAACAAGGTCTATGTTATCTATCCTCTTATTGAAGAATCAGAAAGCCTTGATATGAAGTCCGCAGTAAAGGAATATGAAAGGTGGAAAAGCCTTTTTCCAGACAAGGAGGTGCTATTGCTTCATGGAAAGCTAAGGGACGAAGAAAAGAGAGAATTTATGGAGAGGTTCAAAGACACTGGAGATATCCTTGTGGCTACCACTGTGGTGGAGGTGGGCGTGGATGTGCCATCCGCAACCCTTATGGTTATAGAATCCGCACACCGGTTTGGTCTTTCTCAGCTTCATCAGCTTAGAGGAAGGGTAGGAAGGTCAGACAAACAAGCCTATTGCTACCTTGTGGTGCCAGATGAACTAAAGAAGGACCAAGAGGCTATGAAGAGGTTAAAGGTTGTGGTAAAGTCTAATAACGGCTTTGAGATTGCAGAGGAAGACCTAAAGCTGAGAGGTCCTGGAGAGCTATTGGGTGTTTCTCAGTCAGGATACTTTGGCTTTATGGTGGCAAACCTTGCAAGGGCTCAAGACAGGGTTATGCTTGAGCTTGCAAAGGAAGACGCAAAAAAGACCCTTGAGGAAGACCCAAACCTTGAAAAATACATGGACTTAAAGAAGGTTCTCATCCATAGATATGGCGATAAGATGGGTCTTTCTTATATGGCGTGA
- a CDS encoding DNA adenine methylase, which produces MTLLPGKLKTFVKWACGKRQIVNLLVACMPSKYRTYVEPFVGGSALFFEAQPKRAISGNNQQLNHV; this is translated from the coding sequence ATGACCCTTCTCCCGGGAAAACTCAAAACCTTTGTTAAATGGGCATGTGGGAAAAGGCAGATAGTGAACTTGCTTGTGGCTTGTATGCCATCAAAATATCGGACTTACGTAGAACCTTTTGTGGGTGGTAGTGCTTTGTTTTTTGAAGCTCAGCCAAAAAGGGCTATAAGCGGTAATAACCAGCAACTGAACCATGTCTGA